In one window of Micromonospora cathayae DNA:
- a CDS encoding L-threonylcarbamoyladenylate synthase, with amino-acid sequence MPAATGVAEAAAVLRSGGLVAFPTETVYGLGANALDGHAAARIFAAKARPSFDPLITHLADPADLTGLVGAVPPTVAALAERFWPGPLTLIVDRPPVVPPIVTSGLPTMAVRVPDHPVARELIRAAGVPVAAPSANRFGMLSPTRAEHVVAGLGDAVDLIVDGGPTRCGIESTIVDARGDRPVVLRLGSLPVEALVEAVGPVEVRQGSSGRPVAPGTLAAHYAPRTPLRVVTPPVPGRADDDTRGYLALRDRPAGAYRAVEVLSPDGDLTVAAARLFDALHRLDATGVAEILAERVPDTGLGRAINDRLGRAAATWHEQG; translated from the coding sequence CTGCCGGCGGCGACCGGGGTGGCCGAGGCCGCCGCCGTCCTGCGGTCCGGCGGGCTGGTCGCCTTCCCCACCGAGACCGTGTACGGCCTGGGCGCGAACGCGCTCGACGGGCACGCCGCCGCGCGGATCTTCGCGGCGAAGGCCCGACCGAGTTTCGATCCACTGATCACCCACCTCGCCGACCCGGCCGACCTGACCGGACTGGTCGGCGCGGTGCCGCCCACGGTGGCCGCGCTGGCCGAGCGGTTCTGGCCCGGTCCGTTGACGCTGATCGTGGACCGGCCGCCGGTCGTACCGCCGATCGTCACCTCGGGGCTGCCCACCATGGCCGTCCGGGTGCCGGACCATCCGGTCGCCCGGGAGCTGATCCGGGCGGCCGGGGTGCCGGTGGCCGCGCCGAGCGCCAACCGGTTCGGCATGCTCAGCCCGACCCGGGCCGAACACGTGGTGGCCGGGCTGGGCGACGCGGTGGACCTGATCGTCGACGGTGGGCCGACCCGGTGCGGCATCGAGTCCACCATCGTGGACGCCCGTGGTGACCGTCCGGTGGTGCTGCGGCTCGGCTCGCTGCCGGTGGAGGCGCTGGTCGAGGCGGTCGGCCCGGTCGAGGTACGGCAGGGCAGCTCCGGCCGGCCGGTCGCGCCGGGCACCCTCGCCGCGCACTACGCGCCCCGGACCCCGCTGCGGGTGGTCACCCCGCCGGTCCCGGGCCGGGCCGACGACGACACCCGGGGCTACCTGGCCCTGCGGGACCGGCCCGCCGGGGCGTACCGGGCGGTGGAGGTGCTCTCGCCCGACGGGGACCTGACCGTGGCGGCGGCCCGGCTCTTCGACGCCCTGCACCGGCTCGACGCCACCGGGGTGGCCGAGATCCTCGCCGAGCGGGTGCCGGACACCGGTCTGGGGCGGGCCATCAACGACCGGCTGGGCCGGGCCGCCGCCACCTGGCACGAGCAGGGATAG
- a CDS encoding SDR family NAD(P)-dependent oxidoreductase — MTGTDITSRPSVLLTGPTRGLGRAVLDVLARHRPAPVLLLAGRDRTAVDTAVTAARTAGAHDAAPLDLDLASLGSTRAAARTVVEQVRAGHRPPLTAVLANAGIQVTDRRRRSADGHELTFAVNVLAQHLLLRELLPALAPGAHVVLVGSGTHWGGWRSMGLVAPPRWEDPVDLARADAGADAGRVVAGQRAYATSKLAVVLLAHAWQRHEGHRLRVNVYDPGLMPGTGLARAMAPWRQWVWRNVLPALRVLPGVTTPAASARHLAALALGRTHPDLRGGYASLGRVTRSSPASYDRDREDRLWQVLEDLTGREATPGPGPVHGVGGVGR, encoded by the coding sequence ATGACAGGAACTGACATCACCTCCCGTCCCTCGGTCCTGCTCACCGGGCCGACCCGGGGGCTCGGCCGCGCCGTGCTCGACGTACTGGCCCGGCACCGACCCGCCCCGGTGCTGCTGCTCGCCGGCCGGGACCGCACCGCCGTCGACACCGCCGTGACCGCCGCCCGCACCGCCGGAGCCCACGACGCCGCCCCGCTCGACCTCGACCTGGCCAGCCTCGGGTCGACCCGGGCCGCCGCCCGTACCGTGGTCGAGCAGGTCCGTGCCGGCCACCGCCCACCACTGACCGCCGTGCTGGCGAACGCCGGCATCCAGGTCACCGACCGTCGCCGGCGCAGCGCCGACGGACACGAGTTGACCTTCGCGGTCAACGTGCTCGCCCAGCACCTGCTGCTGCGCGAACTGCTGCCCGCCCTCGCCCCCGGCGCGCATGTCGTGCTGGTCGGCAGCGGCACCCACTGGGGCGGCTGGCGGTCGATGGGCCTGGTCGCACCGCCGCGCTGGGAGGACCCCGTCGACCTGGCCCGCGCCGACGCCGGTGCCGACGCCGGCCGGGTGGTGGCCGGTCAGCGGGCGTACGCCACCAGCAAACTCGCCGTCGTGCTGCTGGCCCACGCCTGGCAGCGACACGAGGGCCACCGGCTGCGGGTCAACGTGTACGACCCGGGCCTGATGCCCGGCACCGGCCTGGCCCGCGCCATGGCGCCCTGGCGGCAGTGGGTCTGGCGGAACGTCCTCCCGGCGCTGCGCGTCCTGCCGGGCGTGACCACGCCCGCCGCCTCGGCCCGGCACCTCGCCGCGCTGGCCCTCGGCCGGACCCACCCCGACCTGCGCGGCGGGTACGCCAGCCTGGGCCGGGTCACCCGCTCGTCCCCGGCCTCCTACGACCGGGACCGGGAGGACCGGCTGTGGCAGGTGCTCGAGGACCTGACCGGCAGGGAGGCCACCCCGGGGCCCGGCCCCGTGCACGGCGTCGGTGGAGTGGGACGTTAG
- a CDS encoding TetR/AcrR family transcriptional regulator: MGRWPGGARERLQEAALALFAERGYAATTVDDIAARAGVSQRTFFRHFPDKEEVLFGADDQLTAVLLRGVREAPAGSSARDLVAAGLRALAAELQPRRETLRVRARVLASDIALQGRDLAKQARWKALVADEAVARGVPGTTATLLAAAGAAALQVAYADWLADASRTALVTRFDRALDTLAASLAAPGPPAP, encoded by the coding sequence ATGGGACGGTGGCCGGGCGGAGCGCGGGAGCGGTTGCAGGAGGCGGCCCTGGCGCTGTTCGCCGAGCGGGGCTACGCCGCCACGACGGTCGACGACATCGCCGCCCGGGCCGGCGTCTCGCAACGCACCTTCTTCCGGCACTTCCCGGACAAGGAGGAGGTGCTGTTCGGCGCGGACGACCAGCTCACCGCCGTACTGCTGCGGGGGGTCCGGGAGGCCCCCGCCGGATCGTCCGCCCGCGACCTGGTCGCCGCCGGGCTGCGCGCGCTCGCCGCCGAGCTGCAACCCCGCCGCGAGACCCTGCGGGTACGGGCCCGGGTACTCGCCTCCGACATCGCCCTGCAAGGGCGTGACCTCGCCAAACAGGCCCGCTGGAAGGCGCTGGTCGCCGACGAGGCGGTCGCCCGTGGGGTGCCCGGGACGACGGCGACGCTGCTCGCGGCAGCGGGTGCCGCTGCCCTCCAGGTGGCGTACGCGGACTGGCTCGCCGACGCGTCCCGGACCGCGCTGGTCACCCGGTTCGACCGGGCGCTGGACACCCTCGCCGCCAGCCTGGCGGCTCCCGGCCCGCCCGCACCGTGA
- the pdxY gene encoding pyridoxal kinase PdxY, translating into MRILSIQSSVAYGHVGNSAAVFPLQRLGHEVWPVLTVHFSNHTGYGAWRGPLLAASDVADVIQGIADRGVLGSADAVLSGYQGDPAVGAVILDAVDRVKAANPEAVYCCDPVMGDLGRGMFVRPGIPEYLRDVVVPRADIITPNHFELDFLAGTTTKSLADLLAAVDEVRDRGPRHVLVTSVLHDEVPAGSLEVVAVSDQGAWAVTTPLLPINPNGGGDLTAALYLAHLWTTGQPATALERTVATVFTVLEATLAAGTREIQLVAAQDAIAEPPALFTARRLR; encoded by the coding sequence ATGCGGATTCTGTCCATCCAGTCATCGGTCGCCTACGGCCATGTCGGCAACTCGGCGGCCGTCTTCCCGCTGCAACGACTCGGGCACGAGGTCTGGCCGGTGCTCACCGTCCACTTCTCCAACCACACCGGGTACGGCGCGTGGCGGGGGCCGCTGTTGGCGGCCTCCGACGTCGCCGACGTGATCCAGGGGATCGCGGACCGCGGGGTCCTCGGCAGCGCCGACGCGGTGCTGTCCGGGTACCAGGGTGATCCCGCCGTGGGCGCGGTGATCCTCGACGCGGTGGACCGGGTGAAGGCGGCCAACCCGGAGGCGGTGTACTGCTGCGACCCGGTGATGGGTGACCTCGGTCGGGGCATGTTCGTCCGGCCCGGCATCCCGGAGTACCTGCGGGACGTCGTCGTCCCCCGCGCGGACATCATCACCCCGAACCATTTCGAGCTGGACTTCCTCGCCGGTACGACCACGAAGTCGCTGGCGGACCTGCTGGCGGCGGTCGACGAGGTACGGGACCGGGGGCCGAGGCACGTCCTGGTCACCAGCGTGCTGCACGACGAGGTGCCGGCGGGTTCGCTGGAGGTGGTGGCCGTCTCGGACCAGGGTGCCTGGGCGGTGACCACGCCGCTGCTGCCGATCAACCCGAACGGCGGTGGCGACCTCACCGCGGCGTTGTACCTGGCCCACCTGTGGACGACGGGGCAGCCCGCGACGGCGCTGGAGCGTACCGTCGCCACCGTCTTCACCGTGCTGGAGGCGACCCTGGCGGCGGGCACCCGGGAGATCCAACTGGTCGCCGCCCAGGACGCGATCGCCGAGCCGCCCGCGTTGTTCACCGCCCGACGGCTCCGCTGA
- a CDS encoding AfsR/SARP family transcriptional regulator, protein MTGPFTGLWCGVLGPLLTRVGDHPVPVSGRRQRAFLAALALTPGVSLPLDALAARVWPEQAAPGHAGLPVLAHRVRRRLAVGGPAAARAVRRTPDGYLLDLAVGGSDVLGVRDALRRARSAAREGDSHLVTEITGHGLVLVRGTPGQGIWDDPLRWAEVSTITEELLALRRLSLLARLDVGEHVTVLPDLTALARAEPTTEWVHELLMRALYGAGRHAEAIAAYVAFRETVVRELGLEPGPAMDHTLMLVLDRHPRPGAVTAHPEAPRSGRVPVASGPGQAALEAVAVRPLADGRSGADADPAGHQLRSPLTALHRAGAFARAHGGFDEAADCYRGILELTDEPSTRAEALLRLGEALYHKSGQGRAELAHAELLFQRLGQEHRAAEARSWQARVEWLAPTDGRSASERALSVLDLVDAGRPDEAGANALVNICGILAVTDRHTHAERAGQLGLRWARRLSLATLVLRARANLAILSIEAGRPDVITELVDVAREHQSRLGWVPSSLYVTLADGADRLGRLDRAAAQRRLARRSATRTASPVDLEWLAAEHVREEYHGGRLRPAERAAHEYLAGPGGRHRMASEVHVLLARIALAGRGLRTAQRHARSAEAMARRDGGWSLLGPALVVQTRVAFATGRPRRRTAPLVEELLHVIAGRTLTSSFGADLPLALREAGLRRADLTGLSPADSPWWRAAESALSGDPGTAREAYRRLGSRPDAWRIVAADS, encoded by the coding sequence ATGACTGGACCATTCACAGGGCTCTGGTGCGGTGTGCTCGGCCCGCTGCTGACCCGGGTCGGAGACCACCCGGTCCCGGTGTCCGGTCGCCGGCAGCGGGCCTTCCTGGCGGCCCTCGCCCTCACGCCCGGCGTGAGCCTGCCCCTCGACGCGCTGGCGGCCCGGGTCTGGCCGGAACAGGCCGCCCCGGGGCACGCGGGCCTCCCCGTGCTCGCCCACCGGGTACGCCGTCGTCTCGCGGTAGGCGGACCCGCAGCGGCCCGGGCGGTACGCCGTACCCCGGACGGGTATCTGCTCGACCTCGCCGTCGGGGGCAGCGACGTGCTGGGGGTACGGGACGCGCTCCGCCGGGCCCGCTCCGCCGCCCGGGAGGGCGACTCCCATCTGGTCACCGAGATCACCGGCCACGGCCTGGTCCTCGTCCGCGGCACCCCCGGTCAGGGGATCTGGGACGACCCGCTGCGGTGGGCCGAGGTGTCCACGATCACGGAGGAGCTGCTGGCGCTCCGCCGGCTCTCCCTGCTCGCCCGGCTCGACGTGGGTGAACATGTCACCGTCCTGCCCGACCTGACGGCGCTGGCCCGCGCGGAACCGACCACCGAATGGGTACACGAACTCCTGATGCGGGCGCTGTACGGGGCGGGCCGGCACGCCGAAGCCATCGCCGCGTACGTCGCCTTCCGTGAAACCGTCGTCCGCGAACTCGGACTCGAACCGGGCCCCGCGATGGACCACACGCTCATGCTGGTCCTCGACCGGCACCCCCGGCCGGGCGCCGTCACCGCTCACCCGGAGGCACCACGTTCCGGCCGGGTACCCGTGGCCAGCGGTCCCGGCCAGGCGGCCCTGGAAGCTGTTGCGGTCCGTCCGCTGGCCGACGGCAGGAGCGGGGCGGACGCCGACCCGGCCGGTCACCAGCTCCGGTCACCGCTCACCGCTCTGCACCGGGCCGGGGCGTTCGCCCGTGCCCACGGCGGATTCGACGAGGCCGCGGACTGCTACCGGGGCATCCTCGAGCTGACCGACGAGCCGTCGACCCGCGCGGAGGCACTGCTCCGGCTGGGCGAAGCCCTTTACCACAAGTCCGGTCAGGGCCGGGCCGAACTGGCCCACGCGGAGCTGCTCTTCCAGCGACTGGGACAGGAGCACCGGGCTGCGGAGGCGCGATCCTGGCAGGCCCGGGTGGAGTGGCTCGCCCCCACCGACGGCCGGTCGGCGTCCGAGCGCGCGTTATCCGTCCTGGACCTCGTCGACGCCGGCCGCCCGGACGAAGCCGGCGCGAACGCCCTGGTCAACATCTGCGGCATCCTCGCCGTCACCGATCGGCACACCCATGCGGAGCGGGCCGGACAGCTCGGTCTCCGGTGGGCCCGTCGGCTCTCGCTCGCCACGCTGGTGCTGCGGGCCCGCGCCAACCTGGCGATCCTGAGCATCGAGGCCGGACGGCCGGACGTGATCACCGAACTGGTCGACGTCGCGCGGGAACACCAGTCCCGTCTCGGCTGGGTACCGTCGTCGCTGTACGTGACCCTGGCCGACGGGGCCGACCGCCTTGGTCGTCTCGACCGCGCCGCGGCCCAACGCAGGCTCGCCCGACGATCGGCCACCCGGACCGCGTCCCCGGTCGATCTGGAGTGGCTCGCGGCGGAGCACGTCCGCGAGGAGTACCACGGCGGACGGCTGCGGCCCGCCGAACGCGCGGCGCACGAGTACCTGGCCGGTCCCGGCGGTCGACACCGGATGGCGTCGGAGGTGCACGTCCTGCTGGCCCGCATCGCACTCGCCGGACGGGGCCTGCGGACGGCGCAGCGGCACGCGCGCAGCGCGGAGGCGATGGCCCGGCGGGACGGCGGCTGGTCGCTGCTCGGGCCCGCCCTCGTGGTGCAGACCCGGGTGGCGTTCGCCACCGGACGACCACGTCGGCGTACCGCCCCGCTGGTCGAGGAACTCCTGCACGTGATCGCCGGAAGGACGCTCACCAGCAGCTTCGGGGCCGACCTGCCGCTCGCCCTGCGGGAGGCGGGCCTGCGCCGGGCCGACCTGACCGGACTGTCGCCCGCCGACTCGCCGTGGTGGCGGGCGGCCGAGTCGGCCCTGTCGGGCGATCCCGGTACGGCACGCGAGGCGTACCGGCGGCTGGGTAGCCGACCGGACGCCTGGCGGATCGTGGCGGCGGACAGCTGA
- a CDS encoding murein hydrolase activator EnvC family protein encodes MRSRFLRLLTVIGLMLGSVGLGAALGPAPASAAYGAVKWPASGVITSRVDDRCPGYDNHDGYDIAGNYRSVVSAAYSGSVSYIGYDTGGYGNYVIISHVNGWSTLYAHLDGYVSRMRVGEYFNRGDGIGYMGYTGGVSPPGVGGTHLHFEMLRYNSPQVWNSAGSCGQSVTRGNSIPFDFVGLN; translated from the coding sequence ATGCGAAGCAGGTTTCTCCGGCTGCTCACGGTCATCGGCCTGATGCTCGGCTCGGTGGGTCTCGGCGCGGCCCTCGGCCCCGCGCCGGCCTCCGCCGCGTACGGCGCCGTCAAGTGGCCGGCCAGCGGCGTCATCACCAGCAGGGTCGACGACCGGTGCCCCGGATACGACAACCACGACGGTTACGACATCGCCGGCAACTACCGCTCCGTGGTGTCCGCCGCCTACAGCGGATCGGTCAGCTACATCGGGTACGACACCGGCGGGTACGGCAACTACGTGATCATCTCGCACGTCAACGGCTGGAGCACCCTCTACGCCCACCTCGACGGCTACGTGTCCCGGATGCGGGTGGGCGAGTACTTCAACCGGGGCGACGGCATCGGCTACATGGGCTACACCGGTGGCGTCTCCCCGCCCGGCGTCGGCGGCACCCACCTCCACTTCGAGATGCTCCGGTACAACAGCCCCCAGGTGTGGAACTCCGCCGGAAGCTGTGGGCAGAGCGTGACCAGGGGGAACTCGATCCCGTTCGACTTCGTCGGTCTGAACTGA
- a CDS encoding beta-ketoacyl synthase N-terminal-like domain-containing protein, giving the protein MSREPRRSHPVAVIGMAGRFAGAGDIAQYWKNLLDGVESISRTDRTADERPVSDGAGDGRFVPAVGKVSHVDRFAADHFRVPPAEAVTMDPQQRILLEVAAEALDDAGYAGDRDAVVGVFVGCGENLYYRDFVAPTESSAGRLGDVRVTLANEKDFLAPRLAFKLGFTGPAITVQTGCATSLSAVALACSALAAGECDIALAGGVSLLPPDTHGYTYHKGGILSADGYCRPFDVGASGAVPSSGAGIVVLRRDDDARAARDNRRAVILGWAVNNDGGARAGFSAPNVDGQEAVIRAALGRAGLAPRQVGYVETHGTGTAIGDMVEFEALRRVFAGDDAPAGTVTLGAVKANIGHADAASGVAGLIKATLAVESGTLPGTAHFRAPNPELGMGSTPFGMTADTRPWQPDGPRVAGVSSFGLGGSNAHVIVGTAAPAPAVATTKPRSVLALSARTGEELHRMRERLAERLETMTPDDSVELADVAYTLAVGRGRFTRRWSAVVSSRADAIAKLRAPQQTGRAAARWSLAIAGTPGDLAELGKRLQEAEPVMRSSLVRLTGSAELSGLPTERAGALTAAVVGWILQRLGLTFARVDAQDWARPVAQWLAGGADIAALAPALDACTGTAGGRDARHSPGNVVIGPSFDLDEVLAMAWQAGAGIDWATYYADEPRRRVSLPAYPFTRQRFWLDRPVVTSGGSAGGSTGRNGVDIVNYVGQVWRDVLGVEHIPLDAHFSDDLGGDSMYAVEVAARLREGLGLDLPVDLPFVAPTVAASAAFVEEASAKKETAS; this is encoded by the coding sequence ATGAGTCGCGAGCCACGTCGTAGCCACCCGGTCGCCGTAATCGGTATGGCCGGCCGCTTCGCCGGTGCCGGAGACATCGCGCAATACTGGAAGAACCTTCTCGACGGTGTCGAATCGATCAGCCGGACGGACCGTACGGCAGATGAGCGTCCGGTTTCCGACGGTGCGGGCGACGGCCGGTTCGTGCCGGCGGTAGGAAAGGTGAGCCACGTCGACCGGTTCGCCGCGGACCACTTCCGGGTGCCGCCGGCAGAGGCGGTCACCATGGACCCGCAGCAGCGGATCCTGCTGGAGGTGGCGGCCGAGGCCCTGGACGACGCGGGCTACGCGGGTGACCGCGACGCCGTGGTCGGGGTGTTCGTCGGGTGCGGGGAGAACCTGTACTACCGCGACTTCGTGGCACCCACGGAAAGCAGCGCCGGGCGGCTCGGTGACGTCCGGGTCACCCTGGCGAACGAGAAGGACTTCCTCGCCCCACGGCTCGCGTTCAAGCTCGGGTTCACCGGACCGGCGATCACCGTGCAGACCGGCTGCGCCACGTCGCTCAGCGCGGTCGCGCTGGCCTGCTCGGCGCTGGCCGCCGGGGAGTGCGACATCGCCCTGGCCGGCGGCGTCAGTCTCCTGCCGCCGGACACCCACGGTTACACGTACCACAAGGGCGGCATCCTGTCGGCCGACGGATACTGCCGTCCCTTCGACGTCGGGGCGTCGGGGGCCGTGCCCAGCTCCGGCGCCGGGATCGTGGTACTCAGACGTGACGACGACGCGCGGGCCGCGCGCGACAACCGCCGGGCCGTGATCCTCGGCTGGGCGGTCAACAACGACGGCGGGGCCCGCGCCGGATTCTCGGCACCGAACGTCGACGGGCAGGAGGCGGTGATCCGGGCCGCGCTCGGCCGGGCCGGTCTCGCTCCCCGCCAGGTCGGCTACGTCGAAACCCACGGCACCGGCACCGCCATCGGGGACATGGTCGAGTTCGAGGCGCTCCGCCGGGTCTTCGCCGGCGACGACGCACCGGCCGGCACCGTCACCCTGGGCGCGGTCAAGGCGAACATCGGCCACGCCGATGCGGCATCCGGCGTGGCGGGTCTGATCAAGGCGACCCTGGCCGTGGAGAGCGGCACCCTGCCGGGGACGGCACACTTCCGGGCCCCCAATCCCGAACTCGGCATGGGCTCGACGCCGTTCGGCATGACCGCCGACACCCGCCCCTGGCAGCCGGACGGTCCACGCGTCGCCGGTGTGAGTTCCTTCGGGCTGGGCGGATCCAACGCCCACGTCATCGTCGGAACGGCGGCGCCCGCGCCGGCCGTGGCGACCACGAAGCCGCGCTCCGTACTGGCGCTGTCCGCCCGTACCGGCGAGGAACTGCACCGGATGCGCGAGCGGCTCGCCGAACGGCTCGAGACGATGACGCCGGACGACTCCGTCGAACTCGCCGACGTCGCCTACACGCTCGCCGTCGGGCGCGGCCGGTTCACCAGACGGTGGTCGGCGGTGGTCAGCAGCAGGGCCGACGCGATCGCGAAACTGCGGGCACCCCAGCAGACCGGCCGGGCCGCCGCCCGGTGGTCGCTGGCGATCGCCGGCACCCCCGGCGACCTGGCGGAGCTGGGAAAGCGGCTCCAGGAAGCCGAGCCGGTGATGCGGTCCAGCCTCGTCCGGTTGACCGGGTCGGCGGAGCTGAGCGGGCTCCCCACCGAGCGGGCCGGGGCGCTCACGGCGGCTGTGGTCGGCTGGATCCTGCAGCGACTCGGGCTGACCTTCGCCCGGGTGGACGCGCAGGACTGGGCGCGACCGGTGGCGCAGTGGCTCGCCGGTGGTGCCGACATCGCGGCGCTGGCCCCGGCGCTGGACGCCTGCACCGGCACCGCCGGGGGCAGGGACGCCCGCCACAGCCCCGGCAACGTGGTGATCGGGCCGTCGTTCGACCTGGACGAGGTGCTGGCCATGGCGTGGCAGGCGGGAGCCGGGATCGACTGGGCCACCTACTACGCCGACGAACCGCGACGGCGGGTCTCGCTGCCCGCGTACCCGTTCACCCGTCAGCGCTTCTGGCTCGACCGCCCCGTCGTCACCTCCGGTGGCTCCGCCGGCGGGTCGACGGGCCGCAACGGCGTGGACATCGTCAACTACGTCGGGCAGGTGTGGCGCGACGTACTAGGCGTCGAGCACATCCCGCTCGACGCGCACTTCTCAGACGACCTCGGCGGCGACTCCATGTACGCGGTGGAGGTCGCGGCCCGCCTCCGCGAGGGGCTCGGGCTCGACCTGCCGGTCGACCTGCCGTTCGTGGCCCCCACAGTCGCTGCCTCGGCAGCTTTCGTCGAGGAAGCCTCGGCCAAGAAGGAGACAGCCTCATGA
- a CDS encoding PqqD family protein: MTSINDNTVLVRGLDVTARIAKAVTELSDRAEGGVLLETLMGRYVLDRDARVVWLLIDGDRSVGELLDGVAETSGLPLDQIRQPTYDLCERLLEFGLVEVVTPADALTSR; this comes from the coding sequence ATGACCAGCATCAACGACAACACGGTCCTCGTCCGCGGGCTGGACGTGACCGCCCGCATCGCCAAGGCGGTCACCGAACTCAGTGACCGGGCCGAGGGCGGCGTCCTGCTGGAGACCCTGATGGGCCGCTACGTGCTCGACCGCGACGCGCGGGTGGTCTGGCTGCTGATCGACGGGGACCGCAGCGTCGGTGAACTGCTCGACGGCGTCGCCGAAACGTCGGGGCTGCCGCTCGACCAGATCCGGCAGCCGACGTACGACCTCTGCGAGCGGCTCCTCGAGTTCGGGCTGGTCGAGGTCGTCACGCCGGCCGACGCCCTGACCAGCCGTTAG
- a CDS encoding TIGR03560 family F420-dependent LLM class oxidoreductase, whose translation MARQPVTRVGLQFSGYSFAGVTDDKLFQQVADAARAAENAGFDSLWTMDHLHQISTVGSRDEPVLEAYTTTAALAAVTSVARLGVLVSACGFRNPALLAKMVTTIDVISGGRAILGIGAGWHEEEYRAYGLDFPSPKERLAQLAEAVQICRAMFTEYAPRFVGTHHRIDEPINVPRPIHPDGPPILIGGGGERVLIPMIARLGDACNFFGGPATVRRKIEILERACAAVGRDSSEITKTWLGHVIIADSEWELHEELDRLGALLDLTPSAARGFALCGTRDQVRQQVRAYRRSGVEGFILAVLDPTDHAHLHAVGTTLREATDD comes from the coding sequence ATGGCCCGCCAACCGGTCACCCGCGTCGGCCTCCAGTTCAGCGGCTACTCGTTCGCCGGTGTCACCGACGACAAGCTGTTCCAGCAGGTCGCGGACGCCGCCCGAGCGGCCGAGAACGCCGGCTTCGACAGCCTGTGGACCATGGACCATCTCCACCAGATCTCCACCGTGGGGAGTCGGGACGAACCGGTCCTGGAGGCGTACACCACCACCGCCGCCCTGGCGGCCGTCACCTCGGTCGCCCGCCTCGGCGTGCTCGTCTCCGCCTGCGGCTTCCGGAACCCCGCGCTGCTGGCCAAGATGGTCACCACCATCGACGTCATCAGCGGTGGTCGGGCGATCCTCGGCATCGGCGCCGGTTGGCACGAGGAGGAGTACCGCGCGTACGGTCTGGACTTCCCGTCCCCGAAGGAGCGGCTGGCGCAGCTCGCCGAGGCGGTGCAGATCTGCCGGGCGATGTTCACCGAGTACGCGCCGCGCTTCGTCGGGACACACCACCGCATCGACGAGCCGATCAACGTGCCCCGTCCGATCCATCCGGACGGGCCGCCCATCCTCATCGGTGGCGGCGGTGAGCGGGTACTGATCCCGATGATCGCCAGGCTCGGGGACGCCTGCAACTTCTTCGGCGGTCCGGCGACCGTACGGCGGAAGATCGAGATCCTGGAGCGGGCCTGCGCGGCGGTGGGCCGTGACAGCAGTGAGATCACCAAGACCTGGCTGGGACACGTGATCATCGCCGATTCCGAGTGGGAGCTGCACGAGGAGCTGGACCGGCTGGGGGCCCTGCTGGACCTGACCCCGAGCGCCGCCCGTGGCTTCGCGCTCTGCGGCACCAGGGACCAGGTACGGCAGCAGGTGCGGGCGTACCGCCGGTCCGGAGTGGAGGGTTTCATCCTGGCTGTCCTCGACCCCACCGACCATGCACACCTGCACGCCGTCGGGACCACCTTGCGGGAGGCAACGGATGACTGA
- a CDS encoding acyl carrier protein — protein MTDRTIVAEAGRDLDGDPVEVLRAVWADALGVDEVDPDEGFFDLGATSEMILGVVRELRRRWPDLRIVDVFSHPTVGQLAAFLSR, from the coding sequence ATGACTGATCGGACAATCGTCGCGGAGGCCGGTCGTGACCTCGACGGAGACCCGGTCGAGGTGCTGCGAGCCGTCTGGGCGGACGCTCTCGGCGTCGACGAGGTCGACCCGGACGAGGGCTTCTTCGACCTCGGCGCGACGTCGGAGATGATCCTCGGCGTGGTCCGCGAGCTCCGTCGGCGCTGGCCCGACCTCAGGATCGTGGACGTCTTCTCGCACCCGACCGTCGGGCAGCTCGCGGCGTTCCTCAGCCGATGA